TAGTTGTTTACGAATAGAGTAGATAGAACTGGATACCTACTTTGCTGGGCAGTCGATACCCACCCCGAGCAAAAACCGAGCGAGAGCCAAGCTAGGAGCTTAGGTGCGGTAGATAGCTATTAGGTATGGGACGTGCGCTGTAGTTTCCAATAGTTTCGACCTAAATTCAAGATACTACCAGGAAAGTCACGAGTCAGAGGATTCACGACTCATAATCACCCTCAACATCACTGTTTTTGGTTATAAAATATGTATCGTCGCAGGGATACCTACAGCAGGGGCAGCCAGCTGTTCGGAGGCCAGGAATGTGTGTATGCTTACCTCTGTTCCAGCCAAGCGTTAGGTACAAAACAACAAAAATGTCTTGGAATTTTTCAGTCGCGGGTAGGGATCTATATGCCTGTAAGTATAGCTCTGGGTCTGACTCGGTGATAGTAATGGATGTACCCACTACTCGTCAGTGGATATGCATTGATCGGGAGTTCGTTTATAGAGATGTTCTATGATTCGTCTGGTTTCATCCCATCGAACGACTTGGTGAGACATTAAGGACACCCTTCGTTagattttagatataaatcCTAGACAGACTGACGTCCTCGCTTGTTATTTTTAGAGCGTCATTCGTCATCGCAATATACAGAGTAGACAGATTTTTCATGCGGCGGTATCTAGATACGATATGATATGTTGAGTAATTTGTccataataataataatataccAAGTATTCAAGCCTGCGCATGAGCATCGATTCCAGGTCTAGATTCGCAAAGCCCGAGTGATCGTCGACGTGAGGAATGTTGAGTGTCAACAGACAAGACACTCTCTACCACCGGCCCGGACGACTTCTCCAGCGACCCTCTTCAATGTCCTCCTCTCGTTCATATTCGCGCGGCCgttccctcctccgccgaTCATCTCTTCGGTCGTCCCGATATTGGCGcggtggcggaggtggtgatggcggcactggaggcgatggaggccTCTCGGGGAGTATAGGAGCTGACTTGTTTGGTGATCGCCTTGACGAAGGGGGTACGGAGGCACGCTCgcgctggatctgctggATGCGTCGGCGGCGCGCTCGTCGGATATCGTCAGAATCCTCAACTAGGGAGTTTACATCCTCCTGCAAGATAACAATCGTCAACTCGGGGTCGAAAGTAGGCGAAGCGAACAAATACTCACAGGGTGAAGATAGGAGAAGATATAGTAGACCGTGTCCATTTCCTCATACTCATACCCCGCACGTTCAATTGCTTCCTTCACAACTAGATCCTTCGTTATTTCAGTCCAGAGACGTTCTCGACGGTCCTTGACTCCGATATATCGCGGCCCAACTTTGCTCCTTGGAGTATCGCCCTTATGCCTAAGCTCTCTCATGTCGTCTTCAGCTGGATTAACTTGGCGATCCTTTCGTCGGGAGCGCCTTGATTCCTCTCGAACGTCTACAACAGGTAGTTCCTTTTCGGGATTGTGTTTCAACTTGGAGGGAGCTTGGACAATGGCCCAGTCATCCATAGGGTCGCTCAGAGGTGAGCTGCGACGGGGTTGAGGGTCTCGACCTCGATAGTGGTCCTCCTCGACTATATCGCGCTTCTTGTACGAGCGCCGTTGATCGACTCGTCCATCTTCGACTCGGACGTCTTTGCTTTCGAGTTCTGGCGGCTCAACTATAGCCGCCggttttcctttcttccgtCGTGTATTATGTTCCTGAAGGGGCAGTTGAAGCGATTCTCTACTTCGTTTCTCGATTTCAACCTCTTCCTTGGCTGCGTCTTCAGTCCTTTTTCTATTATAGGGTTATTAAACGTTGTTCAAATAAAGAGGACTGTCAGATGTACCTATGGCGAGCTTCACGTTCGTTGAGAACTGTTTCCAGATCAGGTACACGAGGTGGGGTAGGTGGGCTGGGTGGGCGAGGTATTTGAAGCGCTGGTGCTTTCGAACAGTTAGTAACTGCAGTAAAATCCCCTGGAAAATCTTACAGTGTTTGAGAGATTTATGTCTCCTGGGTGAGTCTTTGTAGATCGGCGGAACCGGAACTGGTAGAGGTACTTTGGgaagctcttcctcttcagaaGACCCAGCAGATTCggatgacgatgatagcGAGGAGGGCGTTGCTCGCCTTCGCGTAGAATACTTCTGTCTGATAGGGTCTCCCCGTGCTACCCCCCGTCGTCGACCATGTTTCGGAAGAACATCCAACTCGCTTTCATCGGTTTCGTCGCTCTCATCATCTACGATGTCGATGTGGTAATGTGACCGCTGATGTGACCGTGGAGCAGCATCGCGGCGTGGGCCTCTCTTATCACCCGGAAATGCTTCCATCGAGCGGCTGTTCTTGGGGAAAGCACCGTCATCATATTTTGACCTTCGCATGTGTCTTTCGTCCTTCACACTTTTACTGGGTGCTATGGCCTCCTTGCGGGCATGGTAATCATGTCGAGGCATCACAGGTCGTTTCTTCTTGCTaacaatctcctccaccacatCAGATTCACTATCCGTGTAATCCTGGGTAGAATCCCCATGAGAGAAGTatgcttcttcaacatcagaGACCCTTGAGCGCCGCCTTCCACGAGGCTTTGACCCGCGAGCATTGTACGCGATATCTTTGTACTTGTCGACCTCTTCATTGCGATAAGCATTCAGGTCAAGCCTCGCAAGCCGTTCAGCAGTCAATACATCGTCTCGTAGATACTCATAGCCTTCGAGGGG
This genomic interval from Aspergillus puulaauensis MK2 DNA, chromosome 7, nearly complete sequence contains the following:
- a CDS encoding uncharacterized protein (COG:S;~EggNog:ENOG410PP1R); the encoded protein is MPRRSRPIEYDDVIDNTEEVYPSRAKGDPLLVDRDARYSRRVPRGHGPVVENLDRRHVRERAKPEIPLEGYEYLRDDVLTAERLARLDLNAYRNEEVDKYKDIAYNARGSKPRGRRRSRVSDVEEAYFSHGDSTQDYTDSESDVVEEIVSKKKRPVMPRHDYHARKEAIAPSKSVKDERHMRRSKYDDGAFPKNSRSMEAFPGDKRGPRRDAAPRSHQRSHYHIDIVDDESDETDESELDVLPKHGRRRGVARGDPIRQKYSTRRRATPSSLSSSSESAGSSEEEELPKVPLPVPVPPIYKDSPRRHKSLKHSPALQIPRPPSPPTPPRVPDLETVLNEREARHRKRTEDAAKEEVEIEKRSRESLQLPLQEHNTRRKKGKPAAIVEPPELESKDVRVEDGRVDQRRSYKKRDIVEEDHYRGRDPQPRRSSPLSDPMDDWAIVQAPSKLKHNPEKELPVVDVREESRRSRRKDRQVNPAEDDMRELRHKGDTPRSKVGPRYIGVKDRRERLWTEITKDLVVKEAIERAGYEYEEMDTVYYIFSYLHPEDVNSLVEDSDDIRRARRRRIQQIQRERASVPPSSRRSPNKSAPILPERPPSPPVPPSPPPPPRQYRDDRRDDRRRRERPREYEREEDIEEGRWRSRPGRW